CCGCGGGCCCGGGTCGATGACCGTCCAGCCGAGGCGCAGGCCTGTACCGGCTGCGACGAAGACGGCGGTGAGTTCGAGCAGGCCGTGCGGGAGCACCAGGCCCAGGAAGGCGTCGAGTCGGCCGGCTGAGGACATCAGGCCGATGCCGACGCCGAGGTTGAGCACGTTGACGAAGAGGATCCAGATGACCGGGATGCCGAGAAACGCTCCCAGGACCAGGCACATGGCTGCGGCCCGGGCGTTGTTCGTCCACACCTGGGCGGCGAAGGACGCGGCCGGGTGGCTGGAGTAGTAGGTCTCGTACTCTCCGCCCGGGCTGGTCAGGCGACGGAGGTCGTCCGGGGCCGCTATGGCCGACTGGACTTCCGGGTGCGTGCCGATCCACCAGCCGATGACCGCGGCCAGCAGTACGGAGAACACTGCCGTGGGTATCCACCAGTGCCTGGATCGGTAGACCGCGGCGGGGAATCCGGCGGTCAGGAAGCGTGTCGCGTCGCGCCATGAGGCTCGGCGGGTTCCTGTCACCGTGGATCGGGCGCGGGCCACGAGCTGGGTGAGGCGTGCGGTGAGCAGTGGATCCGGGGCGCTGGACTGGAGAAGGGAGAGATGGGTGGCCGTGCGCTGGTAGAGCTCGACAAGTTCGTCGGCTTCCGCGCCGGTGAGTCGGCGCCCGCGGTGCAGGAGATGGTCCAGACGGTCCCACTCGGTGCGGTGGGCGGTCACGAAGACGTCGAGGTCCATGGTCGGCTGTTGCTCCAGGCATGGGTGCGTACGGGTTCGTACTACGGCGGCGCGCTGCGGGTCAGCTTGGCAGACTGTGGCCCCGAGGGGCAGGGAAGACCGGCGAAGGATGGGGCGGCGATGAGTGAGCTCGTGACCGGGGACGCGGTCGTGCTGGGGCTGCAGCCGGCGAAATTGCCGAGTCGCGCGCTGGCGCTGGCCATCGATCTTGTGGTGGTGGGGGCGGCGTTCGTCCTGGTGTCGATCGGGCTGGCCATAGCGACGGCGACGCTGGACGAGGCGGCTCTCGCGGCGGTGTCCGTCGCGGCCTTCCTGCTGGTGCTGGTGGGAGGGCCGATCGCGGTGGAAACGCTCAGCCACGGGCGTTCGCTGGGGAAGCTGGCGTGCGGGCTGCGGGTGGTCCGGGATGACGGGGGGCCGATCCGATTCCGCCATGCACTGGTGCGTGGGGCCATGGGGGTCGTCGAGATCCTGATGACGGTCGGGGTCGTCGCCTGTATCGCTTCGCTGGTTTCGGCGCGGGGGCGGCGGCTCGGGGATGTGTTCGCGGGGACGCTCGTCGTACGGGAGCGGGTGCCGGCGGGGCGGGCGGCTGCTGTGCCGCCTCCGCCGCCTTGGCTGGTCGGGCGGTTCGCGGAGCTGGACCTGTCGGCGGTGCCGGACGGTCTGTGGCTCGCGATACGGCAGTACCTGACGCGGATGCATCAGCTCGACGCGCAGGTGGGCCGATCGATGGCGGAACGGCTGGCCGGCGAGTTGGCGGCGCGGACCGGGGTTCCGGTGCCCGAGGGGGTGCCTGCCGGGGCGTATCTGGCTGCGGTGGTGAACGAGCGGCAGGCACGGGATGCGCGGCGGGTGCTCGTCGCTGCTCGGGTCGGTGCTGCGTACGCGGGGAGCGGGGTGCCGGAGGGTGGGGTCGTTGCTTCCCGGCCGGAGATGGGGTCGGGGGTGCCTGCCGAGGCGGCCGCGGGGGCGGGTGTTCCTGTGGTCCCGGTGGCGGAGGAGGGCGCGGCTCGGCCCGCTGCGACGGGGTTCGCGCCGCCTGCCTAGCGCGGTGAGGGCGGGGACTCCAGATCTTCGAGCTCGATCCCGGGGGCCGAGAGGACCACGTCACCGGCGATGTGGACGGTGTACTGCTCGCCGGTGTCCAGGGCGCTGACCTGGTATTCGTCCACCGTCAGGGGACCGTTGTCAGTGGCGTGCGCTTCACTGTTGATCAGGGCCCAGGACTGGTCGACGGTGCGGGGGGCGAGGACCGGGTCCGTGAAGGCGACCAGACGGACGCGGGTAGCGGGGGAATCGGGGGTGAGGCGCAGCAGTCGTGAAGTCGCGATGAGGAATGCGGGAGATGTGCCGGTGAAGGCGTGGGCGCGCACATTGCCGTCGGTGGCATGAGTGCCGGTCGGGTCGGTACGGACCCAGGTGACGCCTTCCAGGGCGGCGCCGCGGACCTGCCAGCTCGCGGCGTGGAGTTCGAGGCGGATAGGGCGGCCCAGTTCGTCGAGGGTGAGGTCGACGGAGCCCAGGTGGTCGCCGGAAGGGGCGGTGGTCTGGGAGACATAGCGCCAGCCGGAGGGGCCGGGGGCGCACTGGAAGTGTTCTTCGCCGAGGGGGGTGTGATCGTGGAGATCGTGGAGCGAATATCGGCCGCGGGGCATGGGGTCCTTCGAGGTTCCTCGCGCTGAGCGGGTGCGGTACGGGGCAGGCCCCCGACACGGGGGTGCGGGGGCCTGCGCTCGTAGCCGCTGCTGAGGCTGTTCCGTCTGTCAGCGGCCGGTCGTCACTGACCGGTGGTGATGTGCGCGGTCGCTGACGGGCGGGATCAGTAGCGGTAGTGGTCGGACTTGTACGGACCGTCGACCTCGACGCCGATGTAGGCGGCCTGCTCGGGGCGGAGCGTCGTCAGCTTCACGCCGAGCGCGTCGAGGTGGAGACGGGCGACCTTCTCGTCCAGGTGCTTGGGCAGCACGTAGACGTCGGTCGGGTACTCCTCGGGCTTGGTGTACAGCTCGATCTGGGCCAGGGTCTGGTCCGCGAACGAGTTGGACATCACGAACGAGGGGTGGCCGGTGGCGTTGCCCAGGTTCAGGAGGCGTCCCTCGGACAGCACGATGAGGACCTTGCCGTCGGGGAACTTCCAGGTGTGGACCTGCGGCTTGACCTCGTCCTTGACAATGCCGTCGATCTTGGCCAGGCCGGCCATGTCGATCTCGTTGTCGAAGTGGCCGATGTTCCCGACGATGGCCTGGTGCTTCATCTTGGCCATGTCGGCGGCCATGATGATGTCCTTGTTGCCCGTCGTGGTGACGAAGATGTCGGCCTTGTCGATGACCTCGTCGAGCGTGGTGACCTGGTAGCCGTCCATCGCCGCCTGCAGCGCGCAGATCGGGTCGATCTCGGTGATGATCACGCGGGCGCCCTGGCCCCGCAGCGACTCGGCGCAGCCCTTGCCGACATCGCCGTAGCCGCAGACGACCGCGGTCTTGCCGCCGATGAGGGTGTCGGTTGCACGGTTGATGCCGTCGATCAGGGAGTGGCGGCAGCCGTACTTGTTGTCGAACTTGGACTTGGTGACGGCGTCGTTGACGTTGATCGCCGGGAAGAGGAGGGTGCCGTCGCGGTGCATCTCGTACAGCCGGTGCACACCGGTCGTGGTCTCTTCGGTGACACCGCGGATCTCGGACGCCAGCTGGGTCCACTTCTGCGGGGACTCGCCGAGGGTGCGGTTCAGCAGGGTGAGGATGTGGCCGTACTCCTCGCTGTCCGCGGTCGACGGGTCCGGGGCCGCTCCGGCCTTCTCGAACTCGACGCCCTTGTGGACGAGGAGGGTGGCGTCACCACCGTCGTCGAGAATCATGTTCGGGCCGCCGGTGGGGGTGTTCGGCCAGGTCAGGGCCTGCTCCGTGCACCACCAGTACTCTTCGAGCGTCTCGCCCTTCCAGGCGAAGACCGGGACGCCCGCGGGGGCGTCCGGGGTGCCGTTCGGGCCGACGGCGATGGCCGCGGCGGCGTGGTCCTGGGTGGAGAAGATATTGCAGGAGGCCCAGCGGACCTCGGCGCCGAGGGCGACCAGGGTCTCGATCAGCACGGCTGTCTGCACGGTCATGTGCAGCGAACCGGTGACGCGGGCGCCGGCCAGCGGCTGCGTGGCGGCGTACTCCTTGCGGATCGACATCAGGCCGGGCATCTCGTGCTCGGCGAGGGTGATCTCCTTGCGGCCGAACGCCGCGAGGGACAGGTCGGCGACCTTGAAGTCCTGCTGATTTGCGACCGTCGTCATAACGGGCTGCTCCTCGTGATGGGTGTCGAGGTGGGGCACGGCTGGCTCTGCGGCGGCGGGCACACGAATGCCCGGGCGCTCGCAGCACAGTCCGTCGGAGGCCCTCTCTCCCTCGGCCGGTCCGTGCATACGGACCGATCGACCGCCATCAGCAGCGACGTCTGACACTGCCGTCGAATCTACACCGATCGGCCCAGCCGCTCCCAGCCCGCCCGGGGCTGTCAGTGGCTGGAAAGCCGTGTCCGGGGCGGGCCGACGGGCTTGTCGGGGGTGGTTGGGAGGGCTCGTCGGGGCGGTTGGGAGGTGTGCGCGGGCGGGGGCAGCGGGCCGGGTCAGTGGGCGGGATCCGTCGGGGTGCTCGGGGTTCCACCTGGGGTCTTGCCGGGGTTGGTGCCCGCTGCGGCAGCCGCCTCGCTGTAGATGTCCGGCTCCAGATAGATGACCCGGGCGATCGGGACGGCTGCGCGGATGCGGTTCTCGGCGGCGTTGATGGCGTTGGCCACTTCGGTGGCCGTGTCGTCGTGCTGCACCGCGATCTTGGCCGCGACGAGCAGTTCCTCCGGGCCGAGGTGGAGCGTACGCATGTGGATGACGCCGGTGACCGTCGCGCCGTCGACGACCGCGGCCTTGATCTTCTCGACCTGGTCGGTGCCGGCGGCCTCGCCGAGCAGCAGTGACTTCGTCTCGGCGGCGAGCACGATCGCGATGGCGATCAGCAGGACACCGATGCAGAGGGTGCCGATGCCGTCCCAGACGCCGTTGCCGGTTCCGAGGGCCAGGCCGACACCTCCGAGGGCGAGGATCAGACCGATCAGCGCGCCGAGGTCCTCCAGGAGAACGACGGGGAGTTCGGGGGCCTTCGCGCGGCGGATGAACTCCTTCCAGGAGAGCAATCCGCGGGTCTCGTTGGACTCCTTGATGGCCGTACGGAAGGAGAAGCTCTCGGCGATGATCGCGAAGACCAGCACGCCGACCGGCCAGTACCAGGCCTCGATCTCGTGCGGGTGCTTGATCTTCTCGTAGCCCTCGTACACGGCGAACATGCCACCGACCGAGAACAGCACGATGGAGACGAGGAAGGCGTAGATGTAGCGCTCGCGGCCGTAGCCGAAGGGGTGCTGGGGGGTGGCCTCGCGCTGGGCCTTCTTGCCGCCGAGCAGCAGGAGTCCCTGGTTGCCCGAGTCGGCGAGCGAGTGGACGCTCTCCGCGAGCATCGATGACGAGCCACTGAACAGGAACGCCACGAATTTGGCCACTGCGATCGCGAGGTTGGCGCCGAGTGCCGCCACGATCGCCTTGGTTCCGCCTGACGCACTCATGGGTGCCTGGTGTCCCTTCTTCGGTGCTGCGGCCCTGGCGCCGCGGTACGGCCGGACATTGTTGCAGTCGCTGATGCGGACGGTACGTCAGACCACCACTGTGGCGCGGAACAGGGTTCCCGTACCGGACACTTCGACCTTCTCGCCGGAGGGTACGAAGACCGAGGCGCCGGGGGTGAGGCCGAGCGTGCCGGCCTTCGGGGCGCCCGCGGTGCAGAGCAGGATCTGCGGGGTGTTCCTGGTCAGGTCGACGGGCTCGGCGCCGGGTGACAGGTCGAAGCGCGAGAGCCGGAATTCGTCCACGGGTGTCTCGTACAGCTCCTCACCGGACGGGGATGCCTCGGGGCGCAGGACGCCGGGGTCGGTCGCCTCGAAGCGGACGATGCGCAGGAGTTCGGGTACGTCGATGTGCTTGGGCGTGAGTCCGCAGCGCAGCACATTGTCCGAGTTGGCCATGATCTCGACGCCGAGGCCGTCGAGGTAGGCGTGCGGGACGCCCGCGCCGAGGTAGAGGGCTTCGCCGGGCTGGAGTTCCACATAGTTGAGCAGCATCGCCGCGATGACACCGGGGTCGCCGGGGAAGTGGTGGGCGATCCGGGCGTATAGGGCGTGGGCGCCGCCGAGGCGTTCCGCGGCGGCGGCCGCCGCGGTCACCGTCTCGGCCATCTCGGCCGGGTCGGCGCTGAGGATCGCCGTGAGCACCTCGCGCAGGGCCGCCTCTTCGGGGTGGGCGCCGAGCAGGTCGACGTACGGCTTGAGGGAGTCGACGCCGAGAGCCGCCATAGCCTCGGCCGCCTCGGTGGGCCTGCGGAAGCCGCACAGGCCGGCGAAGGGGGTGAGCGCGCAGATCAGCTCGGGCTTGTGGTTGGCGTCCTTGTACGTGCGGTGGGGGGCATCGATCGGGACGGACCGGCGTTCCTCGTCCTCGTAACCCTGCTTGGCCTGTGCCAGGTCGGGGTGGACCTGGAGGGAGAGCGGGGCGCCCGCGGCGAGGAGTTTGAGGAGGAAGGGCAGGCGGGGGCCGAACTTCTCGACGGTGGCCCGGCCCAGTTCACGCTCGGGGTCGGCGGCGATGACCTCGGTGAGGGGCTGTTCGGGGCCGGCCTCTCCGGTGCCGGTTATGCGGATGAGCCGGGAGGGGGCTCCGGGGTGGGCGCCCATCCACATCTCGGCCTGGGGTTCGCCGGTCGGGGCGATGCCGAGCAGCTCCGGGATGGCCGTGGTGGAGCCCCAGGCGTATGGGCGCACGGTGTTGGACAGCCGGTCCATGGGTTCGTCCTTGTGAGATGAGATGAGATGCGTGGATCGGGGGCGTGGGGGGGGGTGGTGTGTGGGTGCGGTCAGGCGTGGGATGCCGACGCCAGTGCCAGGTACACCGCGGCGAAATCGGTGACCGCGAGCAGTTCGGCGAGGGCTTCGAGTTCGGTGCCCTCGTCCGGTTCGAGTTCGCTGATCGCCGTGTCGTGGCCCAGGGCCAGTTCGCGGGCGGCGGGACCGGCGCTCAGGCCGCCGGTGGGGCGGTCGCGGAGCAGTACGACGCGGGCGTGCAGGGGCTCCGGCTCGTCGACCCGGTCGCGGAAGAAGTCGTCCGGGTCGGCCCCGGCGGCGAAGCTGCCCGCCAGCAGCGCGCCATGGGCGGGAAGCGCCTCCGGGAGCTCGGCCGCGAGGGCCGGGCGGCCGGACAGCTCGGCCAGGACGGCGGCGAATCTGCGGCCGACCGGGGCCGCGGCGTCGCCCTCCGTCCAGATGAGGGGCAGGCTGTCGGCGAGTTCGGCGGCGAGGGTCTTGGCCGGGTTGCTGTATGTGGCGATGGCCGGACCGCAGCGTTCCGCGGTGCGGTCGAGGCGGTCGGCGACGCCCTGCAGGGCCTCGGCGGGCGCGGTGACCAGGCCGACCCGGTCGAGCAGCGCGAGCAGCGGGGTGAACAGGGCCCAGAGCGTGCCGGGGCCGGCCGCCGATGTCTCGGCGTCGTACTCGCCGTGCGGGGCGGAGGCCATCGGTACGACGAGTCCATGCACGCCGTCGATCGCCTCGCGCAGCGGTGACTGGTGGGGAGCGACGGCTACGACGCTGCAGCCGCGGCGGTACGCCTGTTCGGCGAGGAGGGATAGTCCCGGCTCGGAACCGTCGGCCGTGACGATGAGCAGCAGGTCCACGGAGCCGGCCCAGCCGGGCAGGGTCCAGCGCATCGCGCCCGCGGCGGGAGCGACGCCGGTGGGGCGGATGCGGGTGACCGGGGCGGAGGCGCCTGCCAGGGCGGTGATCAGGTCGGCGACGCCGGATGCGGCGGTGCCGGAGCCCGCGACGAGCACGGCGCGGGGGCGGCCCTCCGGGTTCAGCGCGGCGATCCCGGCCTCCGCCGCGTGCCGGGCGGCGGTACGGACCCGGGCCCCGGCCTCGGCGGCGCCGCGGAGCAGGCCGCGGCGGTCGGCTCGGGCCAGGGATTCCGGGGCGTCGAGCAGCGACTCGTCGAGCATGGGGACGGTCCTCCGATCACGTGCTGATCACCGTGCGGGGTGTGGGCGCGGGGCGCGGCTGCCGTCAGGCGGGGCGGCGGGCCTCGTCGACGAGGAGGACGGGGATGCCGTCCCGTACCGGGTAGGCCAGGCCGCAGTCGTTGCCGGTGCAGACCAGCTCGGGGGTGTCGGCTGCCGACCGGTCGTCGAGCGGAGAGTGGCAGGCCGGGCAGGCGAGGATCTCCAGGAGGCCGGCTTCGAGCGGCATGGGGTGCGTCCCTTCGAGCATTCGAACAAGCGGTTCGGGGCGGGCGGATCGGGCGACGTCAGCCTACCGCTGGGGGGTGGGGGGCGCGGCCTGGGCCGGGGTGGGGGTAGGGGTAGGGCTTGGCGGGGTGGGGCTTGGCAGGACGGAAGCGGGTGCGGGAGCGGTGAGGCGCCTGCGGCGGGCTTGTCCCCT
This sequence is a window from Streptomyces sp. NBC_01217. Protein-coding genes within it:
- a CDS encoding stage II sporulation protein M — protein: MDLDVFVTAHRTEWDRLDHLLHRGRRLTGAEADELVELYQRTATHLSLLQSSAPDPLLTARLTQLVARARSTVTGTRRASWRDATRFLTAGFPAAVYRSRHWWIPTAVFSVLLAAVIGWWIGTHPEVQSAIAAPDDLRRLTSPGGEYETYYSSHPAASFAAQVWTNNARAAAMCLVLGAFLGIPVIWILFVNVLNLGVGIGLMSSAGRLDAFLGLVLPHGLLELTAVFVAAGTGLRLGWTVIDPGPRSRRSALAQQGRAAIGMAIGLALVLFVSGVIEGFVTPSGLPTWGRITIGIAAELAFLAYIYILGSRAARSGDQGDVDPTERSAELPVAA
- a CDS encoding RDD family protein translates to MSELVTGDAVVLGLQPAKLPSRALALAIDLVVVGAAFVLVSIGLAIATATLDEAALAAVSVAAFLLVLVGGPIAVETLSHGRSLGKLACGLRVVRDDGGPIRFRHALVRGAMGVVEILMTVGVVACIASLVSARGRRLGDVFAGTLVVRERVPAGRAAAVPPPPPWLVGRFAELDLSAVPDGLWLAIRQYLTRMHQLDAQVGRSMAERLAGELAARTGVPVPEGVPAGAYLAAVVNERQARDARRVLVAARVGAAYAGSGVPEGGVVASRPEMGSGVPAEAAAGAGVPVVPVAEEGAARPAATGFAPPA
- the ahcY gene encoding adenosylhomocysteinase; this encodes MTTVANQQDFKVADLSLAAFGRKEITLAEHEMPGLMSIRKEYAATQPLAGARVTGSLHMTVQTAVLIETLVALGAEVRWASCNIFSTQDHAAAAIAVGPNGTPDAPAGVPVFAWKGETLEEYWWCTEQALTWPNTPTGGPNMILDDGGDATLLVHKGVEFEKAGAAPDPSTADSEEYGHILTLLNRTLGESPQKWTQLASEIRGVTEETTTGVHRLYEMHRDGTLLFPAINVNDAVTKSKFDNKYGCRHSLIDGINRATDTLIGGKTAVVCGYGDVGKGCAESLRGQGARVIITEIDPICALQAAMDGYQVTTLDEVIDKADIFVTTTGNKDIIMAADMAKMKHQAIVGNIGHFDNEIDMAGLAKIDGIVKDEVKPQVHTWKFPDGKVLIVLSEGRLLNLGNATGHPSFVMSNSFADQTLAQIELYTKPEEYPTDVYVLPKHLDEKVARLHLDALGVKLTTLRPEQAAYIGVEVDGPYKSDHYRY
- a CDS encoding cation diffusion facilitator family transporter, which codes for MSASGGTKAIVAALGANLAIAVAKFVAFLFSGSSSMLAESVHSLADSGNQGLLLLGGKKAQREATPQHPFGYGRERYIYAFLVSIVLFSVGGMFAVYEGYEKIKHPHEIEAWYWPVGVLVFAIIAESFSFRTAIKESNETRGLLSWKEFIRRAKAPELPVVLLEDLGALIGLILALGGVGLALGTGNGVWDGIGTLCIGVLLIAIAIVLAAETKSLLLGEAAGTDQVEKIKAAVVDGATVTGVIHMRTLHLGPEELLVAAKIAVQHDDTATEVANAINAAENRIRAAVPIARVIYLEPDIYSEAAAAAGTNPGKTPGGTPSTPTDPAH
- the manA gene encoding mannose-6-phosphate isomerase, class I; protein product: MDRLSNTVRPYAWGSTTAIPELLGIAPTGEPQAEMWMGAHPGAPSRLIRITGTGEAGPEQPLTEVIAADPERELGRATVEKFGPRLPFLLKLLAAGAPLSLQVHPDLAQAKQGYEDEERRSVPIDAPHRTYKDANHKPELICALTPFAGLCGFRRPTEAAEAMAALGVDSLKPYVDLLGAHPEEAALREVLTAILSADPAEMAETVTAAAAAAERLGGAHALYARIAHHFPGDPGVIAAMLLNYVELQPGEALYLGAGVPHAYLDGLGVEIMANSDNVLRCGLTPKHIDVPELLRIVRFEATDPGVLRPEASPSGEELYETPVDEFRLSRFDLSPGAEPVDLTRNTPQILLCTAGAPKAGTLGLTPGASVFVPSGEKVEVSGTGTLFRATVVV
- a CDS encoding SIS domain-containing protein: MLDESLLDAPESLARADRRGLLRGAAEAGARVRTAARHAAEAGIAALNPEGRPRAVLVAGSGTAASGVADLITALAGASAPVTRIRPTGVAPAAGAMRWTLPGWAGSVDLLLIVTADGSEPGLSLLAEQAYRRGCSVVAVAPHQSPLREAIDGVHGLVVPMASAPHGEYDAETSAAGPGTLWALFTPLLALLDRVGLVTAPAEALQGVADRLDRTAERCGPAIATYSNPAKTLAAELADSLPLIWTEGDAAAPVGRRFAAVLAELSGRPALAAELPEALPAHGALLAGSFAAGADPDDFFRDRVDEPEPLHARVVLLRDRPTGGLSAGPAARELALGHDTAISELEPDEGTELEALAELLAVTDFAAVYLALASASHA
- a CDS encoding Trm112 family protein, producing MPLEAGLLEILACPACHSPLDDRSAADTPELVCTGNDCGLAYPVRDGIPVLLVDEARRPA